The following coding sequences are from one Camarhynchus parvulus chromosome 1, STF_HiC, whole genome shotgun sequence window:
- the LOC115915888 gene encoding stromelysin-1-like — MKTKTLLFLELLYFICSSAFPVAPEKEKEDMQFAKKYLENFYDFKEEKHSLFKAKDLNHMADKIREMQSFFGLEVTGELNQKTLDMMKQPRCGIPDIRSYSAFPRSPTWTKEDVTYRILNYTPDMLQADVDEAIAKAFQLWSSVTPLRFTRVYGGQADIMISFAAGFHGDFYSFDGPGGTLAHAYAPGSGIGGDAHFDEDENWTKFTTYGGYNLFLVAAHELGHSLGLSHSNVFGALMYPVYMAMDTRNYQLHQDDIDGIQALYGPPKESPALPTEAFPPQEPTEMVPAEASTPMSPREEPTEMTPSKPPQRPEDCDPHLTFDAVTTLRGETLFFKDGFVWRKSPYFSEIEHDTIFSFWPSLIAGFDAAYEVDKKDRVLFFKDGQYWAVSGYRIEPGFPKPIQNLGFPSSVRKIDAAVHDQSTKRTYFFVGNKYWSFNENNQSMERGYPRKIAADFQGIGHPIDAALQKNGYFYFFHGSNQYEVDIKRKKLIRIMKSNSWFNC; from the exons ATGAAGACCAAGACCCTTCTTTTCCTTGagttattatattttatatgttcctctgcttttccagtggctccagaaaaggaaaaagaagatatGCAATTTGCCAAG AAATATCTTGAAAACTTCTATGAttttaaagaagagaaacacTCTCTGTTTAAAGCAAAGGACCTCAACCACATGGCTGACAAAATACGAGAGATGCAGTCATTCTTTGGGCTAGAGGTGACTGGGGAGCTGAATCAGAAGACACTGGACATGATGAAGCAGCCTAGATGTGGAATCCCAGACATCCGTTCATACAGCGCCTTCCCACGCAGCCCCACGTGGACGAAAGAAGATGTGACCTATCG GATTCTGAACTACACTCCAGACATGCTGCAAGCTGATGTAGATGAAGCAATTGCAAAAGccttccagctctggagcagtgtCACTCCTCTGAGGTTCACCAGGGTCTATGGAGGTCAAGCAGATATAATGATTTCCTTTGCAGCTGGAT TTCACGGTGACTTCTATTCCTTTGATGGTCCAGGAGGAACTCTGGCTCATGCCTAtgcccctggcagtgggatAGGAGGAGATGCCCATTTTGATGAAGATGAAAACTGGACCAAATTTACGACCTATGGTG GATACAACTTATTTCTTGTTGCTGCTCATGAGCTGGGCCACTCACTAGGTCTCAGTCATTCCAACGTTTTCGGTGCTTTGATGTATCCTGTATATATGGCCATGGATACAAGGAACTACCAACTTCATCAGGATGACATTGACGGCATTCAAGCCCTGTATG gaCCCCCCAAGGAATCTCCTGCACTTCCTACAGAAGCTTTTCCCCCACAAGAACCAACTGAAATGGTACCTGCAGAAGCATCAACTCCAATGTCTCCCAGGGAAGAACCAACAGAAATGACACCCTCCAAGCCACCCCAAAGACCAGAGGACTGTGACCCTCATCTGACTTTTGACGCTGTCACGACTCTCCGTGGGGAAACACTGTTCTTCAAAGACGG GTTTGTCTGGCGCAAAAGTCCATATTTCTCAGAAATTGAGCATGACACCATCTTCTCCTTCTGGCCATCACTGATAGCTGGCTTTGATGCTGCATATGAGGTTGACAAGAAGGATCGAGTGCTATTTTTCAAAG ATGGCCAGTACTGGGCTGTCAGTGGCTACAGAATAGAGCCAGGGTTCCCCAAGCCCATCCAGAACCTGGGCTTCCCCAGCAGCGTCAGGAAAATTGACGCAGCCGTTCACGACCAAAGTACCAAGAGAACCTATTTCTTTGTTGGCAACAAGTACTGGAG TTTCAATGAAAATAATCAATCAATGGAAAGAGGCTATCCAAGAAAAATAGCTGCTGACTTCCAAGGGATCGGCCATCCAATTGATGCTGCCCTTCAGAAAAAtg GATATTTCTACTTTTTCCATGGATCGAACCAGTATGAGGTTGACATCAAGAGGAAGAAACTCATCCGTATAATGAAGAGCAACAGCTGGTTTAATTGCTAG
- the LOC115903075 gene encoding stromelysin-1-like, giving the protein MRMGNLPFLLLLCAALSCAFPANTRQTKEEGMQLIQKYLENYYGFKKDGEPFVWKSNNAMTQKLKEMQEFFGLEVTGKLDSGTLDLVQKRRCGFPDVAGFSTFAGEPKWTKHVLTYRIVNYTPDLRPADVNAAIRKALRVWSSVTPLRFIQKDRGDADIMISFAARGHNDFIPFDGPGGSLAHAYAPGKDFGGDAHFDEDETWTKSTEGTNLFYVAAHEFGHSLGLSHSKDPNALMYPVYRKFDPSVLLLHQDDITGIQYLYGRSSPNTNNDQMESTEIKDPTESKDPALPNSCSSNLTFDAVTTFRGEIMFFKDKHIWRKHPAVRTAEFELISSFWPRLPPGVDAAYEIPEKDEMVIFKGKEFWVVRGDTILPGYPQKLYTLGFSKDVSKIDAAFHNGIEGKTYYFIKDKYWSYDERSQSMDRKPLLIRDAFPGINGKIDAVFQHESE; this is encoded by the exons ATGAGAATGGGAAATCTCCCATTTCTCCTATTATTATGTGCAGCACTTTCTTGTGCTTTTCCTGCAAATACAAGGCAGACAAAGGAAGAAGGCATGCAGCTTATCCAG aagTACCTGGAAAATTACTATGGCTTTAAGAAAGATGGAGAACCTTTTGTTTGGAAAAGTAATAATGCCATGACccaaaaactgaaagaaatgcagGAATTCTTTGggctggaggtgacagggaAACTGGATTCTGGCACTTTGGACTTGGTACAGAAACGCCGCTGTGGATTCCCTGATGTAGCTGGGTTTTCCACCTTTGCAGGAGAGCCAAAATGGACAAAACATGTCCTGACATACAG GATAGTAAACTACACACCAGACCTGCGTCCAGCAGATGTCAACGCAGCGATCAGGAAAGCGTTACGTGTCTGGAGCAGTGTGACCCCGCTGAGGTTCATCCAGAAGGACAGAGGTGATGCAGACATAATGATCTCCTTTGCAGCCAGAG GTCACAATGACTTCATCCCCTTTGATGGCCCAGGAGGCTCCCTGGCCCATGCCTATGCACCTGGCAAGGACTTTGGTGGAGATGCTCACTTTGATGAGGATGAAACATGGACCAAAAGCACAGAGG GCACAAACTTGTTTTATGTTGCTGCCCATGAGTTCGGCCATTCACTGGGACTTTCCCATTCCAAAGACCCCAATGCCCTGATGTATCCAGTTTACAGGAAATTTGACCCTTCAGTACTCCTTCTTCATCAGGATGATATTACTGGCATACAGTACCTCTATGgta GATCATCTCCCAACACAAACAACGATCAAATGGAATCTACTGAGATAAAAGACCCAACTGAGTCAAAAGATCCTGCACTGccaaacagctgcagctccaatTTAACGTTTGATGCTGTCACCACTTTCCGTGGAGAAATAATGTTCTTTAAAGACAA GCATATTTGGCGCAAACATCCAGCAGTCAGAACAGCTGAGTTTGAGTTGATATCTTCATTCTGGCCACGGCTGCCACCTGGTGTTGATGCTGCATATGAAATTCCTGAGAAAGATgaaatggtaatttttaaag GGAAAGAATTCTGGGTTGTGAGAGGAGATACCATACTTCCTGGATACCCTCAAAAACTCTACACCCTGGGCTTTTCAAAGGATGTTTCCAAAATTGATGCTGCTTTTCACAATGGAATTGAGGGGAAAACATATTACTTCATAAAAGACAAATATTGGAG ttatgaTGAAAGAAGTCAGTCTATGGATAGGAAGCCATTACTGATAAGAGATGCCTTTCCAGGAATTAATGGGAAGATTGATGCTGTTTTTCAACATGAAAGTGAGTAA